The Arachis ipaensis cultivar K30076 chromosome B07, Araip1.1, whole genome shotgun sequence genome includes a window with the following:
- the LOC107606336 gene encoding zinc finger CCCH domain-containing protein 20, producing MLQNLRIPHSDGEGGGGGVPLSPFSIDAEDPDSQHHLHVFSTDHFRMFDFKVLNCPRGRSHDWTECPYAHPAEKARRRDPRKYHYSGTACPEFRKGHCRKGDSCEFAHGVFECWLHPQRYRTQLCKDGAACRRRVCFFAHAPDQLRVLAPNSAESQLSDSRSLRRNKNNNVSSPTSVLNYSCYFPESPPSSPGDPRHGVVPFSTVRELVSSMRNMQLEEMGCVYGSPQLGLGPISGCEEEPAMERVESGRDIRARMYAKLSRENSSIGRSEGPFPDIGWVSELLK from the coding sequence ATGCTCCAAAACCTTCGAATCCCTCACTCCgatggagaaggaggaggaggaggagtacCACTCTCTCCATTCTCTATCGATGCCGAAGATCCTGACAGTCAACACCACCTCCACGTGTTCTCCACCGATCATTTCCGAATGTTCGACTTCAAGGTTCTGAACTGTCCACGTGGCAGGTCGCACGACTGGACGGAGTGCCCCTACGCTCACCCCGCCGAGAAGGCTCGCCGGAGAGACCCTCGAAAGTACCATTACTCCGGCACTGCGTGCCCGGAGTTTAGAAAGGGGCATTGCCGAAAAGGTGACTCGTGCGAGTTCGCTCACGGCGTGTTCGAGTGCTGGCTCCACCCTCAAAGATACAGGACACAGCTCTGCAAGGACGGCGCGGCCTGCCGCCGCCGCGTCTGCTTCTTTGCACACGCGCCGGATCAGCTGCGCGTGCTGGCTCCCAACTCGGCCGAGTCGCAACTCAGCGACTCGCGGAGTCTTCGTCGCAATAAAAACAACAACGTTTCTTCGCCTACTTCAGTTCTTAATTACTCTTGCTATTTCCCGGAGTCGCCGCCATCTTCGCCTGGGGATCCTCGACACGGCGTCGTTCCGTTTAGTACGGTGCGGGAGTTGGTGAGCTCAATGCGGAACATGCAGCTTGAGGAAATGGGCTGTGTGTATGGGTCTCCGCAATTGGGCCTGGGCCCAATAAGCGGGTGTGAGGAAGAGCCTGCAATGGAGAGAGTGGAATCTGGGAGAGACATTAGGGCGAGAATGTACGCGAAGCTGAGTCGGGAGAACTCTTCGATTGGGAGAAGCGAGGGTCCTTTCCCTGATATTGGATGGGTCTCTGAACTCCTAAAATGA